The genomic region AACAAAGTCCAGTTCAAGATCGTTACATTCAATTTCCAACAACTCCCCTTTTGTTCCTACCAACGGCAAATAATTAAAAAACGGATTGGCACTTAAACCAAAACCTTCACAAAATACCACGTGTTTTGCTTTTAGATCAGTATAAATCACATAACCGTTTTCAAATTTCAAAGCGCTATAATCCATTCGGCTATTTTGGTAGCGCTCGTGAGCTACTAAGTAAGAAATATATTTTTTCTGAAGTAAATCGGTATCCACCCGTCCTGTTTGAAGCACTTCGCCATACCCAAAAGGCGCATCTACGCAGTCAAGTGTATTCTTTTTCAGTTTCGTAGATAGGAAAGGTTGCAATCCAGGCTTATCGGAAGCTTCAAACCAATTATTTTGTTCTTCCACGGAAACAAATCTCCTTAAAACTGGAATCTTAAAATCCAATTTAGTTTCCAATTTGCCTTCCAAATGCTGGTAGTATGCCGTTAGCATATCCAATTGTTCAACCGACTTCCAGACCGGGGTAAATCGTTTTAAAATGACGGGATTATACATTCCTCCCGCTACGTTTGATGACTGCTGGGAATCATCATCCAAAACCATGAAAGTTTTGTTGTTTTTTTCCAATTGCTCACAAAAAGCAATTCCGGCCAAGCCTATTCCTACCACTATATAATCTACCATTATACAAAGATAGTGCTAAGTTGTAAAAACAAAAAAACCACGCTTTGCGCGTGGTTTTTTTGTTTTTATGTCGTGAATTGGAATCTTATATTCTAGTAACTCCACATATCCTGTTCTTTGTCCCTTATTTTCTCCTGTAAGCGTTGCGCTTCTAGAAGTTGGAACATGGCATTGTCTGGAATGTAATCTTTAACACCTCTATCTCCTTGAACATTCTCTTCTTTGTAGATAATAGCATTAAAACGTCTTGCATTCAACAACTGGTCGAAAGAAATTGGTCTAGAAGAGTTCTGGTCGTTAAATGCTTTGGCATCGTGCAGGATTTCTCTCGCACTTGGGAACCAAACCCAGAACAACTCAACCAAATCAGATTGTTCACTATCTATAAAGTTTACATCTGGAGCAACAGGCGCCAAGCCTAACAAACGGTATTTTAGTTCTCCTTGACGCTTATCGAAGTACCAAACTCCTTTAATACGCCATTCTTGAATATCTGCCGCCGTTAATTCCCTTCTATTGATGTATTCCGCAGAAACTTGTTCTCCAGCATTTAATTGCTCGTAACCAAGGTCTGTGGTATCCACTTTTTGCAAGGTAGCTTCCAAATCCCCAAACTTACGCTTTTCAGTAAAGTAAGAGTCTACATAGATATCTTCCAAACTTCCATTTTTAATGTTTCTAATAATAACATCGTAAAGGGATCTACGCTCACTTCCTATATCTACCGTATCGATTGGATAGTAATATGGAAAGTTTATTCTTTCATCAAGATCTATACGTTCCCAAACAGTTTTAGACCAAAGGATATCCCTATCATCTACATACCCGTATGGTAACGGCTCGTCGTTATCTGCTTCTATCTGGTCTTCAGTTTTAACCCCAACTTCTTCTGGAGTCTTTGCATTCAGCAAATTTGCTTGTGCAAAACTGCTTGCCGATAGTATAACAGTTGTTATAGTTAATAAAATCGATTTCCAATTCATAACACTAATAATTTATTAATTTGTTAGCTCAACAACAACAGGAGATACTTTTTTAAGCTTGTAAGATCTGTTGTTGGTAATGTAAGCTTCAATATCAAAAATTTGTACAGCCTCACCTCTTCCTGCTCTTTGAAGGGCAGATTTTGCACGACCGTCTAATTTATTGCCATTAACTTCTACAGTTGGTTGTCCTGGAACTTTAAATTTGAATCCGCTTATCGCAAGATTTAAGTCAAAATCGAAGTCCTCTAACATCGCACCAACAGTTGAAATTTCAAGGTTGTTTCTTGGCATTTTAATTTCGCCATATTCACCCCTTACTGTTCCTGAAGGACGTGGAATGTCTTTAATTCTAAATTCTGAAGAAGAAGAAACCCCTTGACCATCTGGTAAGGTACCACTCGCCTTAATAGTAACGGTTCTACCTGTTCCAGGATTCATGGCATACTTACTACCAGAAACTTTTTGAAGTCCAGGTGCAGAAGCATTAACCTTGTTATCTGGAATACCAGGAATAGAAATGGTAATTGGGTTGGAAACTCCACGGTAAACCACATTCATTTTATCTGCTGAAATTACCGCTGCATTTGGCTTAGTAATCGTTGCAAATTTTTGATCTACCAAAACCTCAATAGGCTCTCCATCTTGCTTGAAGATTAAGTTACCTTTTAATTGATGATCTCCAGCACTTCCAGCACTTACCTTAAGTTTTACACGACCGTCTTCAATAACAAAGTCGTCTCCTTCTTTAAGGTCTCTTCCATCCAATTTAAGGTTTACTTCATTTGGCTTTGTAGTTCCATCCTTTCTTCCAAGAACAATAGCGCCATCGAAAGTCTCCCCTTGATAGTAAGCAGATTTTGGCTGCTCCAACAAGGTGGTGTAATTGGTCATCGATAAATCTGATGCCATTTGACCTTGTAACATTGCCTTAAGGATTTCATCTTGAGTCGTTTTTAAATCCGACTGCAATAAAGTAACCTTAGTTAAAGAAGCTACTAACGGAAATCCTTCGTAGTGATAGTTTAACCAATCTACTGGGCGCCCATCTCTGTTCTCTACCTTCCCTTTGTCATCACCTGTATGAAAACGTTGCTCGATTGAGCTTTTCAAAGAAGCCTTTTGTGCTGGCTTCATTAGTGAATCTGGAATATTGGTAATAGTAGCCAATGTAGTTTCTCTAAAGTTATTTATATGGTCAACAAACTTTTGTCCTTCCGCAGAATACCGATCTCCTTGAAAAAAAGCTTGATCTAGGAAATCTGATTTATCCATCACCTCATAATCGTTTCGATCTTCTGGTGGGATGTTTGCTACCATTTCAGCCTTTAGACTATCTAAATAACTGTTAAATCTTACAGATGTTTCTTTAATTTCTTCTGTGTCCTCAAAAAGCTCTGCATACTTGTCTGGCTGCTCTGTAGACTTTAATTTTAAGTCGTTAAACGCTGCCAAGTTACGCTCTGTAGCTTTTTCGTTGAAGTTTGTTAGCTTTTCATTTAATAAACCAAAAGCAGACAATACTTCCTTACTCATATTCAACGCCAGCATTGCGATGAAAACCAAGTACATTAGGTTAATCATCTTCTGACGTGGTGATAAACTTCCTCCTGCCATATCTAATTCGTTTTAATGTTAATTATTTATTCAATAAAACTGAATTAATTAGCAGGTCTGTTCATAGCAGAAAGCATTCCACCGTACACACCGTTTAATGAAGACAAGTTAGTTGTTAACGACTGCATTTGATCTTTTAATTTTCCAGCATTGGCCGCCACTTCTTCTTGAATGGTCGCTTGCTTGTTAGCACTTTCCAATTGTACTTTGTAAAGGCTATTTAAAGATTCCATTTGTGCAGCAGCTAAAGAAAGTTCTTCGCTATATTTCTTAGTAGAAGTCAAAGCCTCTGCAGTTGGAGAAATGTTTTTAGCAGCACCTTCGAAGTTTCTAATGCTATCCCCTAGGCTAGACATTAAAGCTGAATCGATTTTTGCTTCTTTAAGCATGTCGTCTAACTTTTTAGAAAGTTGACCTTCTGCTTCTTTCACTTCCAATGCATTTTGTTTTCTAGTAACTGTAGCTCCTCCTGCTAATTCAGGATAAACTAAAGTCCAGTCTAAATCGTCGTCTACCGGCTCGAAAGCAGAGATTGCAAAAATTACCGCTTCCGTGATAAGACCAATGGCTAATAATAGCCCTCCATTAATGGGACCGAATTCCCAGTGTAAAATTTTAAACAATGCCCCGATAATTACAACGGAAGCTCCTAGCCCGTAGGCCATGTTAAAAAGTTTCTTTGATGATTTTGATTGTGCCATAGTAATAAAAATTTCTAGTTAAGTTAAGTTATTAAACAAGTAGTAATTTGGATTAAAGTTTAGTTTTGGGTAGACTCGGTACCCATATAATCTTGTACTGTTCTAAAGCCAATATAGCTTCTTGCAGAATCCTGATATTCGTAATCTCTGGTACTTACCTGTAAAAAGTAAGCCACATCTTTCCACGAACCACCTCTAATAACCTTACGTTTGTTCTCGCCATCATAAGTATTAGGGTTCATTGTAGAAACATACTCGTACGAATTGGGGTCGTATGATGAATTTGTCCATTCAGAAACATTACCAGCCATATTGTAAAGGTTGTAATCGTTGGGGTCGTAAGATTTTGCCTCTACAGTATAAAGCGCTTGGTCTGCCGCATAATCCCCTCTTAAAGGTTTAAAGTTTGCCATAAAGCACCCTCTGTCGTTTAAGATGTAAGGACCACCCCAAGGATAGGTACCAGATTCAATTCCTCCTCTGGCAGCATATTCCCACTCTGCTTCTGTTGGTAATCTAAACTGATTTACAAATTGCTTATTTTTATCTTTCTGAAAATCGTTTTTGTATTTTGTTCTCCATGCACAGAATGCCTTTGCTTGTTTCCAAGAAACACCAACTACAGGATAATCGCTATACGCCTCGCTCCAAAAATAGTCGTTATGCATTGGTTCGTTGTAAGAATAACTAAAGTCTTTTATCCAAGCCGTAGTATCTGGGTATACCAATACCTCTTCATGCTTAATAAAGTCTTTACGTTTTCCACCGCCTTTTGCTCTAGCAGCCGCTTGGATATCCATCCAATCGTACTGGAACTTTAACTTTGTTACATCGATAGTCCTTTGACCGTTGTAAGACTCTTCTACGGGAATATACATAGTGTCCATCACTTCTGTATAATATTCATCTGGATATTCAGAGGTATCATAAATAAGATCTACATCTTTATTTAGACGTCTTCCTTCGTAACCAGTCTCCCCCATTCCAGAGTAGTTAAAAAGCATGTACTTTTCGTATTCACTTAGATCGGTAGTGTCTGCATCTTTAAATGCAAATTCTCCAATTCCTCCGTTTCCGGGGATTTCTCCAAGGTCATCGGCAAGTATTGCCAACTTTGTGCGGATTACGGAATCTTTTACCCATTCTACAAACTGGCGGTATTCGCTGTTTGTAATTTCAGTTTCGTCCATATAAAATGAACGCACCGTTACGGTTTTAGTTGGAGCATTGAGAACATCGGCCATGTCTTCTTCAGACCTTCCCATTATGAAGGCACCACCGGGGACTAAAGACATTCCGTAGGGCTTTTCGGGATGCCATTTCTGACCGCTAACGCCAACTAATTCTCCTCTGTCATTAGAACCACAGCTGGTTAATAATAATGTAACAGATGCTAATAGAAATAGCTTTTTCATATACATAATTGAGGTTAAATTACATTCTTAGATTTAAGATGGTAAACCTATTTAATAAATTTTAAAAAAACAATAAACTCTTAATTTTTGTTGTCAAATGGCCATAAAGCACAGTCAATTTAAAATATCGTGTTATTTCTACAGCTACTACACCAACATTTTTTTATACGCCTTCCACCATCTCTCGGGCACGACGCCGTTACTGGCTTCGAGATATTCCATGTGTGTGCATGGTAATAACGTATGTCTTTTAAATTTATTATTTAAATTTTCAATTTGAGGCACTTCTATCCACCACCGTCCAGAGATATTGCTCTTAAAAAAGCAAATATCCATATCTTCCAATGGTACTATATACTTATCGTAATTCGCATTTGTAATAAAAGGATAATCTTTTTTCCTAAAATTATACCCTTCCACAAAATACCATATAATTTGGGCGGTTAACTGCGCACATTGTAAAGTTTTGGTTGCATTAAAAACTCCAAAAGCAGTAACCTTATCACTTATTCCTGCATAGCGTGCAATAGCACATATCTCCCTTCCATCGAAACCATTGGGAAAGGTATTTGCCCCGTAACCCAATTCTGCAGCTTTAATTGAAGTTAAGTCTAAACTCACCAAATCGGTATCGCGAAGTACTGGTTCCACAATGGTTACATCGTTGGTTACCTCCCCTAAACGATACGCATCAAAAAAAAGCTTCTCCATTAAATCTATTTCTTCCTGGGCGTTGAAATAAGTTTGATAACCAATGCTTGAAAAATTAAAAAGATTATTTGGTTGCTCCATAATAATCTTACTCATATATGCACTGGAGGAAATCAATTCATCTGAAGCGCTAAAATCGAATTTACTATCCACCGAAGTAAGATTCACCATTTGCTCCATTTTATCGTAAGCTCGATACATGGCGTAGGTAAGGTCTTGGCACCCTCCTATAATTATTGGTATAATATTTTGTTTTAAAAGGGATTCGGTTAGGGCAGTTACTGCATAAAAAGTATCTTGTATGCTTTCACCAGGCTCAACATCACCCAAATCGGCGATCTCTCCATGCCAATTCCCTTTAAACAATTTATAAAGCTGGATACGAATAGCAGAAAGATCAAAATCGACATGCGCGCCACCATTGCTTTCGCTTCTAGATTCGTTAACCCCAATAATGGCCAATTGAACTCCTTCCAGCTCCGGAAAACAACCTTTTTCCTTATGAATGCGCATGGTTCTTCCCAAAGCTTGTTTTGGCAATAATTCATTATGCGCCAACACCACACTTTTAACAGGCATTAAAAAATCAACATTCATTGATTACTTTTTGGATTTAGCTTTCTTTGCTGTTGTTTTCTTTTTAGTAGTTGTCTTCTTTTTGGCAGCGGCTTTCTTCTTGGGTGCTTTTTTCTCCAAAAGATCTTTTGCTTCCTCTAAAGTTATTTTTGTTGCATCAACATCTTTAGACAACTCCACTTTTGTTTTTCCTTTTATAATATTAGAACGTCCCCAACGGGCTTTTTCCACACGAATTCCTTCTTCTTCCCAATTATGGATTAATTTTTCCCGTTCTTTTCGAAGCTTATCTTCAACTAGTTCCTCGATGTCTTCCTGCGAAAGGTTATCAAAATCGTATTTTTTATTGACGTTGATAAACATACCATCCCATTTTATAAAAGGCCCAAAACGACCTTTTCCTTTGGTAACATCTTTATCTTTATAAGAAGCTATAGGGGCATCTGCTTTTTTCTTCTGAAGGATTAATTCTTTCGCACGTTCCATATCGACCTCAAAAAGATCTTCTCCTTTTTCTAACGACACAAAACTCTTTCCAAAGCGAACATACGGCCCGAACCTCCCTACATTTACTTCCACCTCATCCCCTTCAAAAATACCTAGCTTTCTAGGAAGCTTAAAAAGATCCAATGCTTCGTCAAAAGTTATGGTATCGATTGATTGATCTGGTAATAAACTCGCAAAACGCGGCTTTTCTTCCTCTTCGGCGGTTCCAATTTGTGCCATGGGCCCAAAACGACCCAAACGAACACTCAATTGACGGCCACTTTCGGGATCTTTCCCTAAAATTCGCTCTCCGCTTTCCCGATCTGCATTTTCCTCCACATCTTTTACATTGGGATGGAAATCTTTGTAAAAAGACTGAATCATTTGCGTCCAATCTTCTTCACCGGAAGCAATATCATCGAAACTTTGCTCCACTTTTGCCGTAAAATTGTAATCTAAAATTCCGGAAAAATGATTTACAAGGAAATCGTTCACGATCATCCCAATATCGGTAGGGACTAATTTCCCTTTATCGGATCCTACGGTCTCGGTAAGCTTGTCTTCTTTAACCTTGTTATTCTCTAAGGTAAATTGAATATAATCCCGCTCCACTCCATCGATGGTTCCACGCCCTACATAACCACGATTTTGAATAGTGGAAATAGTTGGAGCATAGGTAGACGGACGACCAATACCCAATTCTTCAAGTTTTTTTACCAAGGAAGCTTCGGTATATCTATAGGGCGGTCTTGAGAAACGCTCGGTCGCCGTTATATAATTATCGTAAACGGTTTCCCCAACTTTCAACGCCGGAAGCATTCCTGCCTGCTCTTCCTCTTCGTCATCAGTTCCTTCCAGATACACTTTTAAGAATCCTTCAAACTTCAAGACTTCTCCATTCGCCGTAAATAATTCGTCGTGTTTATCGGCTTCAATTTTAACATTTGTTCTTTCCAGTTGAGCATCACTCATTTGAGACGCCAACGTCCTTTTCCAGATCAATTCATACAAACGCGCTTGATCTCTCTCTATCTGCACGCGGTGACGCGTCATATCGGTCGGGCGGATCGCTTCGTGCGCTTCTTGCGCCCCTTTGGATTTTCCCGTATAACTTCTAGGTTTGCTAAATTCTTTTCCGTAGGACTTTATAATCTCATCTTTTGCCGCTTCTATGGCCTCGCTCGACAAGTTAACGCTATCTGTTCTCATATAAGTAATGAGACCCGCTTCGTAAAGACGTTGCGCCATATTCATAGTTTTACCAACCGAGAAATAAAGTTTTCTCGACGCTTCCTGTTGCAAAGTAGAAGTGGTAAATGGTGCTGCCGGTGTCTTTTTGGCCGGCTTTGTATCTAAATCGGCTATCTTAAAGTTTGCCGAAATATTGCTATCTAAAAATGCTTTTGCTTCTTCCTTTGTTTTAAAGGCTTTATTGATTTTAGCTTTAAAACTTTTACCTTCTTCATTTCTAAATTCGGCAACAATTTTAAATGTAGCTTCTGGCTCAAATTCCTTTATTTCGCGCTCCCTTTCTACAATAAGGCGTACAGAAACTGACTGGACCCTTCCTGCTGAAAGTCCGGTTTTAATCTTTTTCCAAAGAACTGGTGAAAGTTCGTACCCCACCAACCTATCTAAAACCCTCCTAGCCTGTTGGGCGTTTACCAAATTGTAATCTATGGTACGTGGATTGTCGATCGCTTTTTGGATGGCACTTTTGGTAATAGAATTAAAAACAATTCTTTTGGTTCTGTCTTTATCGAGCTTTAGTTCCTCTGCCAAGTGCCATGCAATAGCTTCCCCTTCACGGTCTTCATCACTGGCCAACCATACAGTTTCTGCAGTTTTAGCAAGATCTTTAAGCTTTTTAACTACCGCCTTCTTATCAGAAGAAACAATATACTTAGGCTTAAAATCCTTTTCTACATCTACTCCTAATTCTTTTGATGGAAGGTCTGCTATATGCCCAAAGCTAGAAGCTACCGTATAATCTTTTCCCAAAAATTTTTCGATAGTCTTCGCCTTTGCAGGAGACTCCACAATAACCAAATTCTTTGCCATAAGCCATTTTTTAAGAGTACAAAAGTATACAGAATTTTTAATTAGCCATACAAAGCTAGATGTAAAGACCTTAATCGACCTTTAAAATGAAGCATCACTTGCAAGCAATTTTAGTTAATTTTCAAACTTTTTTATGCTAAATTTCGGAATATCCTATTTGGGAAATCTCATCCTCATCTTCAAAACCAACCGTCTCCTTATACACCTGGAAGGCTGGCAAGTATACAAATGAAGCTGTAAACAAATACCCAATTCCGCAAAGCAAAAATCCGACAACTTGTGCCAATAAACTCGCCACCACAAGAAGTCCAAAAGAAATTAACCATTTTTTATTTCCAAGCTTAAATGCTGCTTTTAAAATTTGCTTTGCACTTAATTCTGGATTGAAAGCAAAGATTACCGAAATAAACATTAATGGAACTGTTACATAAATTACAGGCAAGAAACATAGTAAAGTAGCCAAAAGCGCAATTACCAGCGAGAAAAATGCAAGTGTAAACAACTTTCCATAATACGGTTTTTTAAGATACATAAACAAGGATACCGTTGGTGTTTCTATCCCGCTATCTTTTTGTTTCACTATTTTATAAAACCCCGCCATTAAACCTAATGATATCGACTGTACCACCAAAATAACGGGAAGAAACAATATAACAAATGGTATCATGGCAGCACTAAAAATCTCTTCGCTCATATCTGGGCTATACGAATCTGCAGCCGCAGCACCAATAAGTGGTATGTACAGAATGAGTAAAGCAGGTAACGCAAGCAAGAATGTAACAATAATAAGCAAAACCCCTTGACCCCACGATTTTTTAAACAACTCAATACATTTCCCGAAGATATCCCCAAAATCAAGTGCCTTGGAATTTTCAATTTTTTCTTGAAGTAGATTTAAGTTCATTTTATTTTTTGTTTGATTAGTTCACCAAAGCTAATATTTATTTTTTGTTAAAAATAAAAAAACTCACCCCTAAGGATAAGTTTCTCAATCTAATAACATTAAAAACAAAATAGATTACCGCAGTGTAAGTTCACTTAAAAGTTCTAATCCGTTTTCTTTATATTTATATTGATATAGAACCTCCCCACCAATCATTACCAAACTATTTGCCAGTGGTATAACATCGTAGGTCTTTTTAACGGTGTGCGTTTGCACCAACTTCATATCTAAAACATCGGTTTTATCGAAAACTTTGAGGCCAGCATCTCCATCGCACACAAATAGGCGATTTTCTTTAACCCCCAGCCCATAGGGCTCTTCCAATGTATAAGAAGCTTTTCCTACCGGATTTTCGATATTCGAAATATCGATTACTTCCAAACTGCTTTGCGTATCGCCGCATAAATTCCCACTCCGTAAAGTTACAAACGCATAATCGCCATCTACAACTACGGGGTCGCACGATTTGGCATGACGGAATTGAGAAACAAAAGTTGGTAAACTCGGATTCTCAATATTGTAAATAAACATGCCAGTCATACTCCCCAAAAACAAATAATCCCCACGGTTAAATAAGGTTTCAATATCAAAGCCAGCATACACAGGTTCTTGCACATTTGGAGCTTTAAGGTTAGAGATATTAAAGATGTTTATACTGCTATAATCCACCGCATATAAATAATCGCCTACAATCTTAAATCGCGCTAAAGACCCCCCTTGCCCCGTTTGAGACGGCGCTAAACTTTCACTAAAAGCAGCATTATCTACGCTATAATATATTGGATCGTTATTTATCTTACGGCGTTCTTCCTTAATGTCCCACCCAATAATTACAGAAGTCCCATCTTGTGGGTACGTTTCATAATTTATATAGCTAGCTTCTTCTGGATACGGGGTGTAGTAAGGAAAAACATCCTTTACCCTTTCAACTTCTTTAATATCATTAAGGTTGGATATATTAAAAACCACTAAATCCATATAACTATCCACATACAGAAAATCACCTTTCACCTCCATGTCGTTACTCCCCAAAACCTTTAAAAAGGCCATTTTTTCTGGGCTGGCCGGATTGGTGTTATTGATAATGTGTATACCTTTATTTTTATCATTTACTAAAATCAGGTTTTCCTTGATATAAATTTTTCCCGATTCATTGATTTCTTGAGGAGGAAGCACCACAGAAGAAGTACGCAAAGCCTCCACACTAAGAGTTACGGCAGATGCGATTTTTACGGTTTCATATCCGGCATCATCATCAGAACACGAGAAAAATACTAAAAGTGGTAGCAGACAAAGTAGTAACTTATTCATTTTCATATTTTTTGGCTTAATGGTTATTTTCTTCTAGATTCAAAATCATTAAAAAAGTTGCGTTAAAATAACGCTGACAATTTGTCACTAGATAAATTTTAATCTTATCTTTGCACCCAAATTGATTTTTTTTGATGGAGAAGATTATTGACGAGAAAAAACAAGGGAACAGTTTAGTTTTAGAACAGCAAAAAGAAAACTCCCGCAAGCTTTATATTGAAAGTTACGGCTGCCAGATGAATTTTTCTGATAGCGAAATTGTTGCATCCATACTTGCCAAAGAAGGTTTTAACACTACCCAAAAGATGGAGGATGCAGATTTGGTACTAGTAAACACTTGTTCCATTAGGGATAAAGCCGAGCAAACGGTGCGGAAAAGGTTGGAGAAATTTAATGCGGTAAAACGTATTAATCCTAAAATGAAAGTAGGAGTTCTTGGTTGCATGGCAGAACGCTTAAAGAGCAAATTCCTTGAAGAAGAAAAAATCGTGGATATGGTTGTGGGGCCAGATGCCTACAAAGACCTCCCTAACCTAATCCAAGAAATTGATGAAGGAAGAAATGCAGTTAATGTTATTCTCTCCAAGGAAGAAACTTACGGCGATGTTGCGCCAGTTCGCCTAAACACTAATGGCGTTAGTGCTTTTGTTTCCATTACAAGAGGTTGCGATAATATGTGTACCTTTTGTGTGGTTCCATTTACAAGAGGAAGGGAGCGCAGTAGAGACCCACAATCCATTTTAAAAGAAGTAAGCGATCTCTGGGAACGTGGTTTTAAGGAAATTACATTATTAGGGCAAAATGTAGACAGTTATTTATGGTATGGTGGCGGACTCAAAAAAGATTTTGAAAAAGCCAGTGAAATGCAAAA from Galbibacter sp. BG1 harbors:
- the miaB gene encoding tRNA (N6-isopentenyl adenosine(37)-C2)-methylthiotransferase MiaB; protein product: MEKIIDEKKQGNSLVLEQQKENSRKLYIESYGCQMNFSDSEIVASILAKEGFNTTQKMEDADLVLVNTCSIRDKAEQTVRKRLEKFNAVKRINPKMKVGVLGCMAERLKSKFLEEEKIVDMVVGPDAYKDLPNLIQEIDEGRNAVNVILSKEETYGDVAPVRLNTNGVSAFVSITRGCDNMCTFCVVPFTRGRERSRDPQSILKEVSDLWERGFKEITLLGQNVDSYLWYGGGLKKDFEKASEMQKATAVDFSELLAQVAEAHPKMRIRFSTSNPQDMTLDVIRTMAKYPNICKHVHLPVQSGSNRILKEMNRLHTREEYFELIDNIRKILPECSISQDMIIGFPTETAQDHQDTLELMEYVKYDFGYMFTYSERPGTMAARKLEDDVPEEIKKKRLTEVINLQQKHSAYRTKQHLHKTIEVLVEGTSKKSDEHWMGRNTQNTVVVFPKEHYKVGDFVNVKVNDCTTATLIGEPVGYSENN
- a CDS encoding LVIVD repeat-containing protein, giving the protein MNKLLLCLLPLLVFFSCSDDDAGYETVKIASAVTLSVEALRTSSVVLPPQEINESGKIYIKENLILVNDKNKGIHIINNTNPASPEKMAFLKVLGSNDMEVKGDFLYVDSYMDLVVFNISNLNDIKEVERVKDVFPYYTPYPEEASYINYETYPQDGTSVIIGWDIKEERRKINNDPIYYSVDNAAFSESLAPSQTGQGGSLARFKIVGDYLYAVDYSSINIFNISNLKAPNVQEPVYAGFDIETLFNRGDYLFLGSMTGMFIYNIENPSLPTFVSQFRHAKSCDPVVVDGDYAFVTLRSGNLCGDTQSSLEVIDISNIENPVGKASYTLEEPYGLGVKENRLFVCDGDAGLKVFDKTDVLDMKLVQTHTVKKTYDVIPLANSLVMIGGEVLYQYKYKENGLELLSELTLR